One genomic region from Frateuria soli encodes:
- a CDS encoding TonB-dependent receptor, with the protein MKSPFVPVTLLAAAVLAALYCGNAQAQDQQNQSQQQNQADTGSPAQPDNAVSLSKVQVTGYRYSIEKSLDQKREANAIVEVITAEDVSKFPDKNVADALQRVPGVIISRDGGEGKNVSVRGLSSELTLTELNGNYIATAESNGDPTRSFNYTLLPSNMLSSAELFKTPEARIDEGGIGGTVILHTRRPLDMEANTGFVSAEGTWADTTKKTDGQFSGLYSWHDKDERFGFLVGYTSQKRTTRTMGASTENWQWYGDDYDAHPATDVNGKPSGMTSYWWGESGFNDQNHPYTGGFQDGWPTECGYYCNFMMPTSVNLNVTNENRERKGGQVTLQFRPVDNLTLTANYFRFDLSQDSQTNTLKVPEWNLARYAGDGNWPGGRMLDGLTFDPSGTIVTGATYSVHPGKAYYCSGDEAAAGGLTNTGGFGPDDCSIPTPQITGSYNHESALSQTADIGAEWVGESLDASVKAGRTWASGGPELQISVPIKPRRQNASGDYDLGNYMSAWSLAGTPTMMFSPELMANLRNGIGEVDLGSTGSSWTRNETKQKYAQADFTWHVYGDWFDSLQFGAKYRNGGTHRSTGNNYWVCQGADPADYDNRFQNGCDPNASVFQPQFLYGQPLGNLAGGINASSFPAINYPAYVAYLNQTYGGMHTRNEDNFIYNVGEKIYSGYVQLNFKTERLRGNVGVRLARTRQHADSTDQVDYYNDYFFDGPDGNPAPCQTGNLPAAGAPAGSGCVSGFTTLPDSQTNPATGHVSSFVVSSLDRTYTDVLPSFNVAYDLTDDLVLRGAASKVISRPSYNDIAAPGGLQYYSQEYVNDRRLIGGGDEVGWYGAGSNKNLEPYKATQYDIGLEWYFHPGSVLGMGVFRKDVSNFSVPVVQDVSMDVGGQSVTVQNYSTTAGGRDGVSEGVELYAQHTLDFGLGFQANYTYNKTNEAAITLEDGTEIGKSPLVGSAKNQANFTVFYETERFLARASYNRRGEVVDGLVNGLNVYREPYQQIDLNAAYNITKAFSVTASVLNLTKEESRSHLGNDTKARFYSNGYAGRIVYMGLTYKF; encoded by the coding sequence ATGAAAAGCCCATTCGTGCCGGTCACGTTGTTGGCCGCGGCGGTCCTGGCAGCGCTCTATTGCGGCAACGCGCAGGCGCAGGACCAGCAGAACCAGTCCCAGCAGCAGAACCAGGCCGACACCGGCAGCCCGGCACAGCCGGACAATGCCGTATCCCTCTCGAAGGTCCAGGTCACCGGCTACCGCTACTCGATCGAGAAGAGCCTGGACCAGAAGCGCGAAGCCAACGCGATCGTCGAGGTCATCACCGCCGAAGACGTCAGCAAGTTCCCCGACAAGAACGTGGCCGACGCGCTGCAGCGCGTGCCGGGCGTGATCATTTCGCGCGATGGCGGCGAGGGCAAGAACGTCAGCGTCCGCGGCCTGTCGTCCGAGCTCACGCTGACCGAATTGAACGGCAACTACATCGCCACCGCCGAATCCAACGGCGACCCGACCCGTTCGTTCAACTACACGCTGCTGCCGTCGAACATGCTGTCCAGCGCCGAGCTGTTCAAGACGCCCGAAGCGCGCATCGACGAAGGCGGCATCGGCGGCACCGTGATCCTGCACACGCGCCGCCCGCTGGACATGGAGGCGAACACCGGCTTCGTTTCCGCCGAAGGCACCTGGGCCGACACCACCAAGAAGACGGACGGACAGTTCTCCGGCCTGTACTCCTGGCACGACAAGGACGAGCGCTTCGGCTTCCTGGTCGGCTACACCAGCCAGAAGCGCACCACGCGCACCATGGGTGCGAGCACCGAGAACTGGCAGTGGTACGGCGACGACTACGACGCCCACCCGGCGACCGACGTCAACGGCAAGCCCTCGGGCATGACCTCCTACTGGTGGGGCGAATCGGGTTTCAACGACCAGAACCACCCCTACACCGGCGGCTTCCAGGATGGCTGGCCCACCGAGTGCGGCTATTACTGCAACTTCATGATGCCGACCTCGGTGAACCTCAACGTCACCAACGAGAACCGCGAGCGCAAGGGCGGTCAGGTGACCCTGCAGTTCCGCCCGGTCGACAACCTGACGCTGACGGCCAACTATTTCCGCTTCGACCTGTCGCAGGATTCCCAGACCAACACGCTGAAGGTCCCGGAGTGGAACCTGGCCCGCTATGCCGGCGACGGCAACTGGCCCGGCGGCCGCATGCTCGACGGGCTGACCTTCGATCCCAGCGGAACCATCGTCACCGGCGCCACCTATTCGGTGCATCCGGGCAAGGCGTACTACTGCAGCGGTGACGAGGCCGCCGCGGGCGGGCTGACCAATACCGGCGGCTTCGGCCCGGACGATTGCAGCATCCCCACTCCGCAGATCACCGGCAGCTACAACCACGAAAGCGCGTTGTCGCAGACCGCGGACATCGGCGCCGAGTGGGTCGGCGAATCGTTAGATGCCAGCGTCAAGGCCGGCCGCACCTGGGCCAGCGGCGGCCCCGAGTTGCAGATCTCGGTGCCGATCAAGCCGCGCCGCCAGAACGCGAGCGGCGACTACGACCTGGGCAACTACATGAGCGCCTGGAGCCTGGCCGGCACGCCGACGATGATGTTCTCGCCCGAGTTGATGGCGAACCTCCGGAACGGCATCGGCGAAGTCGACCTCGGCTCGACCGGCTCCTCATGGACCCGCAACGAGACCAAACAGAAATACGCCCAGGCCGACTTCACCTGGCACGTCTACGGCGACTGGTTCGATTCGCTGCAGTTCGGCGCGAAGTACCGCAACGGCGGCACCCACCGCAGCACCGGCAACAACTACTGGGTCTGCCAGGGCGCCGATCCGGCCGATTACGACAACCGCTTCCAGAACGGCTGCGATCCCAACGCCTCGGTGTTCCAGCCGCAGTTCCTGTACGGCCAGCCGCTCGGCAACCTCGCCGGCGGCATCAACGCCAGTTCCTTCCCGGCGATCAACTACCCGGCCTACGTCGCCTACCTCAACCAGACCTACGGGGGGATGCACACCCGCAACGAGGACAACTTCATCTACAACGTCGGCGAGAAGATCTACTCGGGGTACGTGCAACTCAACTTCAAGACCGAGCGCCTGCGCGGCAACGTCGGCGTGCGCCTGGCGCGTACCCGGCAACACGCCGATTCGACCGACCAGGTCGATTACTACAACGACTATTTCTTCGACGGCCCCGACGGCAACCCGGCGCCCTGCCAGACCGGCAACCTGCCGGCGGCCGGCGCGCCCGCGGGCTCCGGCTGCGTCAGCGGCTTCACCACGCTGCCGGACAGCCAGACCAACCCGGCCACCGGGCATGTCTCCTCGTTCGTGGTCAGCTCGCTCGACCGCACCTACACCGACGTGCTGCCGAGCTTCAACGTCGCCTACGACCTGACCGACGACCTGGTGTTGCGCGGCGCCGCCTCCAAGGTGATCTCGCGTCCGAGCTACAACGACATCGCCGCCCCCGGCGGCCTGCAGTACTACAGCCAGGAATACGTCAACGACCGTCGCCTGATCGGCGGCGGCGACGAGGTGGGCTGGTACGGCGCGGGCAGCAACAAGAACCTTGAGCCGTACAAGGCCACCCAGTACGACATCGGCCTGGAGTGGTATTTCCATCCCGGCTCGGTGCTGGGCATGGGCGTGTTCCGCAAGGACGTCAGCAACTTCTCGGTGCCGGTGGTGCAGGACGTGTCGATGGACGTCGGCGGCCAGAGCGTGACGGTGCAGAACTACTCCACCACCGCAGGCGGCCGCGACGGCGTCTCCGAGGGCGTCGAGCTGTACGCCCAGCACACGCTCGATTTCGGCCTCGGCTTCCAGGCGAACTACACCTACAACAAGACCAACGAGGCGGCGATCACGCTCGAGGACGGCACCGAGATCGGCAAGTCGCCGCTGGTCGGCAGCGCGAAGAACCAGGCCAATTTCACCGTGTTCTACGAGACCGAGCGGTTCCTCGCGCGCGCCTCGTACAACCGGCGCGGCGAGGTGGTGGACGGCCTGGTCAACGGCCTGAACGTCTACCGGGAGCCCTACCAGCAGATCGACCTGAACGCGGCCTACAACATCACCAAGGCGTTCAGCGTGACCGCGTCGGTGCTGAACCTGACCAAGGAGGAGTCGCGCTCGCACCTGGGCAACGACACCAAGGCCCGCTTCTACTCCAACGGCTACGCCGGTCGCATTGTTTACATGGGCCTGACGTACAAGTTCTAG
- a CDS encoding acyl-CoA dehydrogenase, with the protein MSVFLTLLAAIVASGACAYHRTSLRTWAIATVAATLVVGVLTGAWVTMIVLLVIELLIAVPLLMPAFRRRKISAPLLKMFARATPTLSATEQTALEAGTVGFEGELFSGMPDWKQLLKQPRPELSTEEQAFLDGPVEQLCAMIDDWQITHELADLPPEVWAFIKKNKFFGMIIPKQYGGLQFSALAHSAVLQKLSTASATVSSTVAVPNSLGPAELLLHYGTEEQKNHYLPRLAVGEEIPCFALTGPYAGSDATSIPDYGIVCKQVVDGVETLGIKLNFDKRYITLAPIATVIGLAFRMYDPEHLLGPTEDLGITLALLPHTTPGLEAGRRHFPLNIPFQNGPVRGKDVFAPLSTIIGGPQMAGHGWRMLVEVLSVGRAISLPSNATGAMRASAAATGAYARMRKQFGLAIARFEGVEEALARIGGLTYATAALSRATAAAVDRGEKPAVTSAIAKYHATEWARQVASDTMDVHGGKAVQLGPKNYAARGWESVPIAITVEGANIMTRSLMIFGQGAIRCHPYVLKEMQALAINDYGEKLRTFDRLLFGHVGFGISNAVRSFVLGITGASIGQSAGDAYTRRFYRKLDRYSAALALCADVFMGVLGGKLKFKEKLSARLGDVLSYLYVASAMLKRYEDTGRPEADRPLLAWAFHECMWRTQMALDGAIRNFPVKPVGFLLRVLVFPFGRREVPPSDRLGRRVAAILTAPGEARDRLVDWVYLTPTPNNTIGRMNALLPDVIAAEPVERKFGKALKAGQLQAHDYEGQLVEAVREGVLTEAEAALLKRVRDGVFEFISVDDFDPSELGAAVTRADKQPRTVAVA; encoded by the coding sequence ATGTCCGTGTTCCTGACCCTGCTGGCCGCGATCGTGGCGTCCGGCGCCTGTGCCTACCACCGCACCAGCCTGCGCACCTGGGCGATTGCCACGGTGGCCGCCACCCTGGTGGTGGGCGTGCTGACCGGCGCCTGGGTGACGATGATCGTGCTGCTGGTCATCGAGCTGCTGATCGCCGTGCCGCTGCTGATGCCGGCCTTTCGCCGCCGCAAGATCAGCGCGCCCCTGCTGAAGATGTTCGCCCGCGCCACGCCCACGCTCTCGGCCACCGAGCAGACCGCGCTGGAGGCCGGCACGGTCGGTTTCGAGGGCGAGCTGTTCTCCGGCATGCCGGACTGGAAGCAACTACTCAAGCAGCCCAGGCCCGAGCTCAGCACCGAGGAGCAGGCCTTCCTTGACGGTCCGGTCGAGCAGCTCTGCGCGATGATCGACGACTGGCAGATCACCCACGAGCTGGCCGACCTGCCGCCGGAGGTCTGGGCGTTCATCAAGAAGAACAAGTTCTTCGGCATGATCATCCCCAAGCAGTACGGTGGCCTGCAGTTCTCCGCGCTGGCGCATTCGGCGGTGCTGCAGAAACTGTCGACGGCCTCGGCGACGGTGTCCTCCACGGTGGCCGTGCCCAACTCGCTCGGCCCGGCCGAACTGCTGCTGCACTACGGCACCGAGGAACAGAAGAACCATTACCTCCCGCGCCTGGCCGTCGGCGAGGAAATCCCCTGTTTCGCCCTGACCGGCCCGTACGCGGGCTCCGACGCCACCTCGATTCCCGACTACGGCATCGTCTGCAAACAGGTGGTCGACGGCGTCGAGACGCTGGGCATCAAGCTCAACTTCGACAAGCGCTACATCACGCTGGCGCCGATCGCCACGGTGATCGGCCTGGCCTTCCGCATGTACGACCCCGAGCACCTGCTGGGGCCGACCGAGGACCTGGGCATCACGCTGGCGCTGCTGCCGCATACGACCCCGGGCCTGGAGGCCGGCCGCCGCCACTTCCCGCTCAACATCCCGTTCCAGAACGGCCCGGTGCGCGGCAAGGACGTGTTCGCGCCGCTGTCGACCATCATCGGCGGGCCGCAGATGGCCGGCCACGGCTGGCGCATGCTGGTGGAGGTGCTGTCGGTCGGCCGCGCCATCTCGCTGCCGTCCAACGCCACCGGCGCGATGCGCGCCTCGGCCGCGGCGACCGGCGCCTACGCGCGCATGCGCAAGCAGTTCGGCCTGGCGATCGCGCGTTTCGAGGGCGTGGAGGAAGCGCTGGCGCGCATCGGTGGCCTGACCTACGCCACCGCGGCGCTCTCGCGCGCCACCGCCGCGGCGGTCGACCGCGGCGAGAAGCCCGCGGTGACCTCGGCCATCGCCAAGTACCACGCCACCGAATGGGCCCGTCAGGTCGCCAGCGACACGATGGACGTGCACGGCGGCAAGGCGGTGCAGCTGGGTCCCAAGAACTACGCCGCGCGCGGCTGGGAGAGTGTGCCGATCGCGATCACCGTGGAAGGCGCGAACATCATGACGCGCAGCCTGATGATCTTCGGCCAGGGCGCGATCCGCTGCCATCCCTACGTGCTGAAGGAAATGCAGGCGCTGGCCATCAATGACTACGGCGAGAAGCTGCGCACCTTCGACCGGCTGCTGTTCGGCCACGTCGGCTTCGGCATCTCCAATGCCGTGCGCAGCTTCGTGCTGGGCATCACCGGCGCCTCGATCGGACAGAGCGCGGGCGATGCCTACACGCGCCGCTTCTACCGCAAGCTCGACCGCTACTCGGCGGCGCTCGCGCTGTGCGCCGACGTCTTCATGGGCGTGCTCGGCGGCAAGCTGAAGTTCAAGGAAAAGCTCTCGGCGCGGCTGGGCGACGTGCTGTCCTACCTCTACGTCGCCAGCGCCATGCTCAAGCGCTACGAGGACACCGGCCGTCCGGAAGCGGATCGGCCGCTGCTCGCCTGGGCGTTCCACGAGTGCATGTGGCGCACGCAGATGGCCCTGGACGGGGCGATCCGCAACTTCCCGGTCAAGCCGGTGGGCTTCCTGCTGCGCGTGCTGGTGTTCCCGTTCGGCCGTCGCGAAGTGCCGCCGTCGGATCGACTCGGGCGCCGCGTGGCCGCCATCCTCACCGCGCCGGGCGAGGCGCGCGACCGGCTGGTCGACTGGGTGTACCTCACGCCCACGCCGAACAACACCATCGGCCGCATGAACGCGCTGCTGCCCGACGTGATCGCGGCCGAGCCGGTCGAGCGCAAATTCGGCAAGGCGCTGAAGGCCGGCCAGCTGCAGGCGCACGACTATGAGGGCCAGTTGGTCGAAGCGGTGCGCGAGGGCGTGCTCACCGAGGCCGAGGCCGCGTTGCTCAAGCGCGTGCGCGATGGCGTGTTCGAGTTCATCTCGGTGGACGATTTCGACCCATCCGAGCTGGGTGCTGCGGTGACCCGAGCGGACAAGCAGCCACGCACGGTCGCGGTGGCCTGA
- a CDS encoding alpha/beta fold hydrolase, protein MVSTDRFCVADGLDLAVETRNAGGAPTLLFAHGFGQTRGAWNGAAGALAARGYRCVSFDSRGHGESDRVADGDYHMDQFAGDLRALALAQPEPPVLIGASMGGLLGLLLAGEAAPAPFRALVLVDITPRWETAGVERILAFMQAHPDGFADYAEAAEQVAAYLSQRHGRKSEEQLRPLLRQGADGRLRWHWDPALLAGVVSESERHQPRLLAAAGRVDVPVLLLSGARSDVVSRDTVAEFLKLVPHARHVEVAGATHMLAGDANDAFTREIAAFIQDVFPDGPVRRPVIPQEVH, encoded by the coding sequence ATGGTATCAACTGACCGCTTTTGCGTTGCCGACGGCCTGGACCTGGCGGTGGAAACACGCAATGCCGGCGGCGCGCCGACGTTGCTGTTCGCCCACGGCTTCGGCCAGACCCGCGGCGCCTGGAACGGCGCCGCCGGGGCGCTGGCGGCCCGAGGCTACCGCTGCGTGAGCTTTGACAGCCGCGGCCATGGCGAGAGCGACCGCGTCGCGGACGGGGACTACCACATGGATCAGTTCGCCGGCGACCTTCGCGCGCTGGCGCTGGCACAGCCCGAGCCGCCAGTGCTGATCGGCGCGTCGATGGGCGGCCTGCTGGGCCTGTTGCTGGCGGGCGAGGCCGCCCCGGCGCCGTTCCGCGCCCTCGTTCTGGTCGACATCACGCCACGCTGGGAAACGGCAGGCGTCGAGCGCATCCTGGCTTTCATGCAGGCCCATCCGGACGGTTTTGCCGATTACGCCGAGGCCGCCGAACAGGTCGCCGCCTACCTGTCGCAGCGGCATGGGCGCAAAAGCGAGGAACAGCTCAGGCCGCTGCTGCGCCAGGGCGCCGACGGCCGCCTGCGCTGGCATTGGGACCCGGCGCTGCTCGCCGGCGTGGTGAGCGAGAGCGAACGCCACCAGCCGCGCCTGCTGGCGGCAGCCGGGCGCGTGGACGTGCCGGTCCTGCTGCTTTCCGGCGCTCGCAGCGACGTGGTCTCGCGCGATACCGTGGCCGAGTTCCTCAAGCTGGTGCCGCACGCACGCCACGTAGAGGTTGCCGGCGCCACGCACATGCTCGCTGGTGACGCCAACGACGCATTTACGCGTGAAATCGCCGCGTTCATCCAGGATGTTTTCCCGGACGGCCCTGTCCGCCGCCCGGTCATTCCGCAAGAGGTGCATTGA
- a CDS encoding TetR/AcrR family transcriptional regulator, producing the protein MNASSKSERTRLSAENWEDAALDLIAEQGVGALAVEALARRLGVTKGSFYWHFRTREALLQAALERWEQYGEREVIAQIEAIADPRERLPELFRRVAHELRPHRVYAALLKALDHPLVVPVMARVSQRRTEFLATAFREAGLPPAQALNRARLTYAAYVGFLQLNFTLGLPRISHEDFDAYVEHMIATLIPA; encoded by the coding sequence ATGAACGCCAGCAGCAAGTCCGAACGTACCCGCCTGTCCGCCGAGAACTGGGAAGACGCCGCCCTGGACCTGATCGCCGAGCAGGGTGTCGGTGCGCTGGCGGTGGAAGCCCTTGCACGCCGGCTCGGGGTGACCAAGGGCAGCTTCTACTGGCACTTCCGCACCCGGGAAGCGCTGCTGCAGGCGGCGCTGGAACGCTGGGAACAGTATGGCGAGCGCGAGGTGATCGCGCAGATCGAGGCCATTGCCGACCCGCGCGAGCGGCTCCCCGAACTGTTCCGCCGCGTCGCCCATGAACTGCGCCCGCACCGCGTCTATGCGGCGCTGCTCAAGGCGCTGGATCACCCACTGGTAGTGCCGGTGATGGCGCGCGTGTCGCAGCGGCGCACCGAATTCCTCGCCACCGCCTTCCGCGAGGCCGGCCTGCCCCCGGCCCAGGCGCTCAACCGCGCGCGGCTGACCTACGCCGCCTACGTCGGCTTCCTGCAACTCAATTTCACGCTCGGCCTGCCCCGCATCAGCCACGAGGACTTCGACGCCTACGTGGAACACATGATCGCGACATTGATTCCGGCCTGA
- a CDS encoding phosphoenolpyruvate carboxykinase (GTP) — MASKLEALERWVNEVAARTRPAKIHWCDGSEAEYRQLVEEMLADGTLIELNQETHPGCYLHRSNPSDVARVEHLTFVCHRNQDDAGPNNHWMDPAEAHAKIDALFDGCMEGRTMYVIPYCMGPIDSPLSRCGVEITDSPYVVANMRIMTRMGKAAQERIEREGTFVKGLHSTGELDPERRFIMHFPEERTIKSYGSGYGGNALLGKKCHALRIASNQARDEGWLAEHMLIVGIENPQGQKRYVAAAFPSACGKTNLAMLIPPEGYRKDGWKVWTVGDDICWMRPGADGRLYAINPEAGFFGVAPGTSAATNSNALKSISRDTIFTNVAVTADNQPWWEGLPGTPATDWQGRPYDPANGPAAHPNSRFTVSAKQCPTWSEKAEDAQGVPVDAIVFGGRRPSLLPLVMEARDWAHGVLMGAAMGSETTAAATGAVGVLRRDSMAMKPFCGYHYGDYFAHWLSFDKPGMKLPKIFHVNWFRKGKDGKFLWPGFGENLRVLEWMINRVEGKARGLETPIGIVPAEGELKLEGLNLPREAASELLDIDTAGWQAELDAIGEYLGSFGSRMPERLRQEQQRVASGLSAAEDSPRAATA; from the coding sequence ATGGCCAGCAAGCTGGAAGCGCTCGAGCGCTGGGTGAACGAGGTGGCGGCGCGCACGCGGCCGGCGAAGATTCATTGGTGCGACGGCTCGGAGGCCGAGTACCGGCAGTTGGTCGAGGAGATGCTGGCCGACGGCACCCTGATCGAGCTCAACCAGGAAACCCACCCCGGTTGCTACCTGCACCGCTCCAATCCGTCCGACGTGGCGCGCGTGGAACACCTGACTTTCGTGTGCCACAGGAACCAGGACGACGCCGGCCCGAACAACCACTGGATGGATCCGGCCGAGGCGCACGCCAAGATCGATGCCCTGTTCGACGGCTGCATGGAAGGCCGCACGATGTACGTGATCCCGTACTGCATGGGCCCGATCGACTCGCCGCTGTCGCGTTGCGGCGTGGAGATCACCGACAGCCCGTACGTGGTCGCCAACATGCGCATCATGACCCGCATGGGCAAGGCCGCGCAGGAGCGCATCGAGCGGGAGGGCACGTTCGTGAAGGGCCTGCACTCGACCGGCGAACTCGACCCCGAGCGCCGCTTCATCATGCACTTCCCCGAGGAGCGCACGATCAAGTCCTACGGCTCCGGCTACGGCGGCAACGCGCTGCTTGGCAAGAAGTGCCACGCGCTGCGCATCGCCTCCAACCAGGCCCGCGACGAGGGCTGGCTGGCCGAACACATGCTGATCGTGGGCATCGAGAACCCGCAGGGCCAGAAGCGCTACGTGGCAGCCGCCTTCCCCTCGGCCTGCGGCAAGACCAACCTGGCCATGCTGATCCCGCCGGAGGGCTACCGCAAGGACGGCTGGAAGGTGTGGACCGTGGGCGACGACATCTGCTGGATGCGCCCCGGCGCGGACGGCCGCCTGTATGCGATCAACCCGGAGGCAGGCTTCTTCGGCGTCGCGCCCGGCACCAGCGCGGCGACCAACTCCAATGCGCTGAAGTCGATCTCGCGCGACACCATCTTCACCAACGTCGCGGTCACCGCCGACAACCAGCCCTGGTGGGAAGGCCTGCCCGGTACGCCGGCCACCGACTGGCAGGGTCGCCCTTACGACCCGGCCAACGGCCCGGCAGCGCACCCGAACTCGCGCTTTACCGTGAGCGCGAAGCAGTGCCCGACCTGGTCGGAGAAGGCAGAGGACGCGCAGGGCGTGCCGGTCGACGCGATCGTCTTCGGCGGCCGCCGCCCCTCGCTGCTGCCGCTGGTGATGGAAGCGCGCGACTGGGCGCACGGCGTGCTGATGGGCGCCGCGATGGGCTCGGAAACCACCGCCGCCGCCACCGGCGCGGTCGGCGTGCTGCGCCGTGATTCGATGGCGATGAAGCCCTTCTGCGGCTACCACTATGGCGACTACTTCGCGCACTGGCTGTCGTTCGACAAGCCGGGCATGAAGCTGCCGAAGATCTTCCACGTCAACTGGTTCCGCAAGGGCAAGGACGGCAAGTTCCTGTGGCCGGGCTTCGGCGAGAACCTGCGCGTGCTGGAGTGGATGATCAACCGGGTCGAGGGCAAGGCCCGTGGTCTGGAAACCCCGATCGGTATCGTGCCGGCCGAGGGCGAACTGAAGCTGGAGGGCCTGAACCTCCCGCGCGAAGCCGCCAGCGAGCTGCTCGACATCGACACCGCTGGCTGGCAGGCGGAGCTGGATGCCATCGGGGAGTACCTGGGCAGCTTCGGCTCGCGCATGCCCGAGCGCCTGCGCCAGGAGCAGCAGCGCGTAGCCAGCGGGCTTTCCGCCGCCGAAGACTCGCCCCGCGCCGCCACCGCCTGA
- a CDS encoding RNA polymerase sigma factor, which yields MPPPPVAWSDAEDVRAAAGGDRHAFQRLYRQHVDRVYGAVYRLAGYDHARAEDLTQDAFVRAWQKLGDFRHESAFGTWLYRLAVNVALMDIRSRGAQPVGFVGEEDLPDPGEVPFCAAEREELERAIAKLPPRARAVLVLHDVEGWRHEEIAGELDMAVGTSKAQLHRARGLLRRMLEPGEPS from the coding sequence ATGCCGCCACCGCCTGTCGCGTGGTCCGACGCCGAGGACGTGCGTGCCGCGGCCGGAGGCGATCGCCACGCATTCCAGCGGCTGTACCGACAGCACGTCGACCGCGTCTACGGCGCGGTCTACCGACTGGCCGGCTACGACCACGCGCGCGCCGAGGATCTGACCCAGGACGCCTTCGTGCGCGCCTGGCAGAAGCTCGGCGACTTCCGGCACGAGAGTGCGTTCGGTACCTGGCTGTACCGGCTGGCGGTGAACGTGGCGCTGATGGACATCCGCTCGCGCGGGGCGCAACCGGTCGGTTTCGTCGGCGAGGAGGACCTGCCCGATCCGGGCGAGGTGCCCTTCTGTGCCGCCGAGCGCGAGGAACTGGAGCGCGCCATCGCCAAACTGCCGCCCCGCGCCCGCGCGGTGCTGGTCCTGCACGACGTGGAAGGCTGGCGCCACGAGGAGATCGCCGGCGAGCTGGACATGGCCGTCGGTACCTCCAAGGCGCAACTGCACCGTGCCCGCGGCCTGCTGCGCCGGATGCTCGAACCCGGAGAGCCCTCATGA